A single region of the Triticum dicoccoides isolate Atlit2015 ecotype Zavitan chromosome 2B, WEW_v2.0, whole genome shotgun sequence genome encodes:
- the LOC119365581 gene encoding alpha-1,3/1,6-mannosyltransferase ALG2-like: MAAAAAGVAGESSGTKTKKLKIAVIHPDLGIGGAERLIVDAACQLAAHGHDVHVFTSHHDRNRCFEETVSGTFPVTVYGDFLPRHVFYRFHAVCAYLRCIFVALCVLLWWPSFDVILVDQVSVVIPLLKLKASSKTIFYCHFPDLLLAQHTTILRRLYRKPIDMIEEATTGMADLILVNSKFTAATFARTFCSLHARGIEPGVLYPAVSVEQFHEPHDYKLNFLSINRFERKKNLGLAISAFALLRSVVSKQPGDALLEASLTVAGGYDKRLKENVEYLEELKRLAATEGVSEHVKFVTSCSSAERNELLSNCLCVLYTPKDEHFGIVPLEAMAAYKPVIACNSGGPVETVVNEATGFLCDPSPIEFSKAMVKFVGDHDLAVRMGKQARDRVVQKFSTKTFGDLLNSYVLNVYHQRME, translated from the exons atggcggcggcggcggcaggagtcGCTGGGGAGTCGTCGGGGACGAAGACGAAGAAGCTTAAGATTGCTGTCATCCACCCCGACCTTGGAATCG GTGGTGCTGAGAGATTGATAGTTGACGCGGCATGTCAGCTTGCTGCCCATGGGCACGATGTTCATGTTTTCACATCACACCATGACAGAAATCGGTGCTTTGAGGAAACAGTCTCTG GTACATTCCCAGTTACAGTATATGGAGATTTCCTGCCTCGTCATGTGTTTTACCGCTTTCATGCTGTCTGTGCTTATCTTCGCTGCATTTTTGTTGCACTCTGCGTGCTACTTTGGTGGCCCTCCTTTGATGTCATATTGGTAGACCAGGTTTCTGTTGTGATTCCACTACTTAAACTAAAGGCATCATCAAAG ACAATTTTTTATTGCCATTTTCCTGATCTGTTGCTTGCACAACATACAACAATTCTTCGGAGGTTATATCGCAAGCCAATTGACATGATTGAGGAAGCCACGACTG gTATGGCAGATTTGATTCTAGTCAACAGTAAGTTCACTGCAGCAACTTTTGCCAGGACATTTTGCAGTCTTCATGCTAGAGGAATCGAGCCTGGTGTTCTATACCCAGCGGTCTCCGTTGAGCAGTTTCATGAACCTCATGATTATAA GTTGAATTTCCTCTCAATTAACCGGTTTGAGAGAAAAAAGAATCTTGGTCTAGCCATTTCAGCATTTGCTTTGCTCCGGTCAGTTGTTTCTAAGCAACCTGGTGATGCGCTGCTGGAAGCAAGCTTAACAGTGGCAG GTGGGTACGATAAGCGTCTCAAAGAAAACGTTGAATACCTTGAGGAGCTCAAAAGATTGGCAGCGACTGAAGGTGTTTCTGAACATGTTAAATTTGTGACATCTTGTTCTTCAGCTGAAAGAAACGAGCTTCTGTCCAACTGCCTTTGTGTGTTGTACACTCCAAAG GACGAGCATTTTGGCATTGTTCCTCTTGAAGCCATGGCAGCATACAAGCCTGTAATCGCATGCAACAGCGGCGGTCCAGTGGAAACAGTGGTGAATGAAGCGACAGGTTTTCTCTGCGATCCCTCCCCCATTGAATTTTCCAAAGCCATGGTGAAGTTTGTGGGCGATCACGATCTAGCGGTCCGGATGGGCAAGCAAGCACGCGACCGCGTGGTGCAGAAATTCTCGACCAAGACGTTCGGCGACCTCCTGAACAGCTATGTCCTCAATGTCTACCATCAGAGGATGGAGTGA
- the LOC119365580 gene encoding E3 ubiquitin-protein ligase PUB23-like, whose protein sequence is MAMEESESPQLFLCPISMELMEDPVTVSTGVTYDRRSIERWFFKYGKTTCPATMQRVASLDLTPNHTLKRVIASWQDRASTSSSGPSSPADALRPMARERLPSVLAGIEGTPFKVTALKGLRLCMAGDQAARDDFVACDGIQVLGRVMAQALAESGAGGDFSAFRTCEEAAAVLATLPLSDEESVDLVLRPECMRPMVALVQRGSAEARLHAMSILAKVSEASGARNWTEDVDVDDMVKSLLDLLSDGASSKLSSRALDVLIDVTARSRSRGARRGKGVVEVGAVRVLVELLPEADRHVTERALLLLKRLCKCPEGRLAFAEHGLAVAAVVRTVLRVSGLATRLAVNVLWLVSCAARPTERVLDDMVASGGVAKLLALLQADSSPSTKEKVARMLRVHGAFWRQYPCIPADLKDYLKFLK, encoded by the coding sequence ATGGCCATGGAGGAGTCAGAGTCGCCCCAGCTGTTCCTGTGCCCGATCTCCATGGAGCTGATGGAGGACCCCGTCACGGTGTCCACCGGCGTCACCTACGACCGCCGGAGCATCGAGCGGTGGTTCTTCAAGTACGGCAAGACCACGTGCCCTGCCACCATGCAGCGCGTCGCCTCCCTCGACCTCACGCCCAACCACACCCTCAAGCGCGTCATCGCCTCCTGGCAGGaccgcgcctccacctcctcctccggcccctCCAGCCCCGCGGACGCGCTCAGGCCGATGGCGCGGGAGCGGCTGCCGTCGGTGCTAGCCGGCATTGAGGGGACGCCCTTCAAGGTCACCGCGCTCAAGGGCCTCAGGCTCTGCATGGCCGGGGACCAGGCGGCGCGGGACGACTTCGTGGCCTGCGACGGCATCCAGGTGCTCGGCCGCGTCATGGCGCAGGCGCTGGCGGAGAGCGGCGCCGGCGGGGACTTCTCGGCCTTCCGGACGTGCGAGGAGGCCGCCGCGGTCCTCGCCACGCTCCCGCTCTCCGACGAGGAGTCGGTGGACCTGGTGCTGAGGCCCGAGTGCATGAGGCCCATGGTCGCGCTGGTCCAGCGCGGCAGCGCCGAGGCGAGGCTGCACGCCATGTCCATCCTCGCCAAGGTCTCCGAGGCCAGCGGCGCCCGCAACTGGACCGAGGACGTCGACGTCGACGACATGGTCAAGTCCCTCCTCGACCTGCTCTCCGACGGGGCCTCCTCCAAGCTCAGCTCCCGCGCGCTCGACGTGCTCATCGACGTCACGGCGCGCTCGCGCTCCAGGGGCGCCCGGCGCGGCAAGGGCGTGGTGGAGGTGGGCGCCGTGCGGGTGCTCGTCGAGCTCCTCCCGGAGGCCGACCGACACGTCACCGAGCGGGCGCTCCTGCTCCTGAAGCGGCTGTGCAAGTGCCCCGAGGGCCGGCTCGCGTTCGCGGAGCACGGGCTCGCCGTGGCGGCCGTGGTGCGGACCGTGCTGCGGGTGTCCGGCCTGGCCACGAGGCTGGCGGTCAACGTGCTGTGGCTGGTGTCGTGCGCGGCGCGGCCCACGGAGAGGGTGCTGGACGACATGGTGGCGAGCGGCGGCGTGGCGAAGCTGCTGGCGCTGCTGCAGGCGGACAGCTCGCCGTCGACCAAGGAGAAGGTGGCGAGGATGCTCAGGGTGCACGGCGCGTTCTGGAGGCAGTACCCTTGCATCCCCGCCGACCTCAAGGACTACCTCAAATTTCTCAAGTGA